Proteins encoded in a region of the Manduca sexta isolate Smith_Timp_Sample1 chromosome 9, JHU_Msex_v1.0, whole genome shotgun sequence genome:
- the LOC115455699 gene encoding dolichyl pyrophosphate Man9GlcNAc2 alpha-1,3-glucosyltransferase, with translation MTKKSDPDRFMVTKDVLLPGLMLALLVRWCVAAYPYSGYKKPPMYGDYEAQRHWQEITVHTPATSWYQNTTQNDLEYWGLDYPPLTAYHSLLMGLVADWLDPESVRLFASRGYENESHKMFMRWTVFLSDVYFFVTAVLCICIDLERVKVKEQKSVFKRTDLSTVLFLLYPGLILIDHGHFQYNCVSLGLFLWSTFFVVAIENDVLATIFFVLALNYKQMELYHALPFFFYLLRKCFIGVPNRGKISYVVHNFNKLAVAVVSTFIIIWYPFSGSWDNIMHVVHRLFPVKRGVFEDKVSNIWCFINVFIKIKSVFTNEEMVRVCLVTTSLAVLPSCLDLFMRINKKKFLLSVINVSLAFFLFSFQVHEKTILLVAIPVAAHLPQDPFMCFWFLLVSNFSMLPLFIKDGLIIPYIATNVIYISFYSICLKLAQPTSSTFSFFNANRVYKVVFPSKTENSVLLNLLSANFFFSVVCMIWLAFAAVYIEPPAKYPDLFPLLISVYSCSHFLLFFLYFNYQQLSLPKFLPVIHKVKNK, from the coding sequence ATGACTAAAAAGTCGGACCCGGATAGATTTATGGTGACGAAAGACGTGTTATTGCCGGGTTTGATGTTAGCGCTACTTGTGCGGTGGTGTGTGGCGGCGTACCCTTATTCTGGTTATAAAAAGCCTCCGATGTACGGTGATTATGAGGCGCAGAGACATTGGCAGGAGATCACAGTGCACACGCCGGCGACGTCGTGGTACCAGAACACCACGCAAAACGACCTTGAATATTGGGGGTTAGACTATCCCCCGCTGACTGCGTACCACAGTTTACTGATGGGGCTGGTGGCGGACTGGCTAGACCCAGAGTCGGTGCGGTTGTTCGCGTCGAGAGGTTATGAGAACGAGTCGCACAAGATGTTCATGCGGTGGACGGTGTTTCTGAGTGACGTGTACTTTTTCGTGACTGCAGTGTTGTGTATATGCATAGACCTAGAGCGAGTGAAGGTTAAAGAACAGAAGAGCGTGTTCAAAAGAACGGATCTGTCAACTGTATTGTTCTTGTTGTACCCAGGCCTCATACTAATAGACCATGGTCACTTTCAGTACAATTGTGTATCGCTGGGTCTATTTCTTTGGTCTACTTTCTTCGTAGTGGCCATAGAGAATGATGTGCTTGCCACCATATTCTTTGTTCTTGCTTTAAATTACAAACAGATGGAACTTTATCACGCTCTGCCATTTTTCTTCTATTTATTAAGAAAGTGTTTCATTGGTGTGCCAAATAGAGGCAAGATTTCATATGTAGTACACAACTTTAATAAGTTAGCTGTGGCCGTAGTGTCCACTTTTATAATAATCTGGTATCCCTTTTCCGGATCATGGGATAATATCATGCATGTAGTACACAGGCTATTCCCAGTAAAGAGGGGAGTATTTGAAGACAAAGTCTCCAATATTTGGTgctttattaatgtattcattAAGATTAAAAGTGTTTTCACAAATGAGGAGATGGTGAGAGTGTGCTTGGTAACAACGAGCTTAGCTGTGTTGCCATCTTGTCTTGATCTCTTCATGCGAATTAATAAGAAAAAGTTCCTATTGTCTGTAATTAACGTGTCGTTAGCCTTCTTTCTGTTTTCATTCCAAGTGCACGAGAAGACAATACTTCTAGTTGCCATTCCAGTAGCGGCACATTTACCGCAGGACCCGTTTATGTGTTTCTGGTTCCTGCTAGTGTCAAACTTTAGTATGTTACCGTTGTTCATTAAAGACGGACTTATTATACCGTACATAGCCACTAATGTGATCTACATATCCTTTTACagtatttgtttgaaattagcCCAACCGACAAGCAGTACGTTCTCTTTCTTCAATGCCAACAGGGTATATAAAGTGGTGTTCCCTAGTAAAACGGAGAACTCTGTGTTACTAAATCTCCTTAGTGCGAATTTCTTTTTCTCCGTAGTGTGTATGATATGGTTGGCATTTGCTGCTGTGTACATCGAACCACCAGCGAAGTACCCAGACCTGTTCCCGCTGCTCATTTCTGTGTACTCGTGTTCAC